Proteins from a genomic interval of Candidatus Cloacimonadaceae bacterium:
- a CDS encoding PAS domain-containing sensor histidine kinase, with the protein MTESEKNNRLDDFTKDGVESFNTLIPELMSNLLCNLPGIAYRCRNDSKWTMLFLSEGCGALTGYQPLEILYNSELSYEDLILQEDRILVRESVNLSVENRIQFMMEYRIRCKDGAIKWVLEKGNAIYDANRNPVYLDGFITDITNMKLLETQLRDKAAELSELNMMKDKFFSIIVHDLQNPVYAIISLGDFIHQNYSKFSPCEMEDFIRQISGSAKNMYLLLENLLDWTRAQNGQVKVQTSLFNLSQNIRDCIDDNEVHALQKEIVFEIDIDPEIRLYSDQRLMTTVLRNLISNAVKYSQPGGKVVIRAERIMGELIISVQDYGIGIPRVEIPGIFRIDSSYRRPGTKQEPGTGLGLILVEDFVKRLGGELNLQSRINRGSTFSVVFKGQESDLGITDQEYGLY; encoded by the coding sequence ATGACTGAAAGCGAAAAGAACAACAGGCTTGACGATTTTACCAAAGACGGCGTGGAGTCATTTAACACGCTGATTCCGGAGCTGATGAGCAACCTTTTGTGCAACCTTCCGGGAATCGCCTACCGATGTCGGAACGATTCCAAATGGACGATGCTCTTTCTCTCCGAAGGGTGTGGTGCGCTCACTGGATATCAACCCTTGGAAATACTTTACAACAGCGAACTCTCATACGAAGATCTGATCCTGCAAGAAGATCGCATCCTCGTGAGGGAATCGGTCAATCTCAGCGTTGAAAACCGGATTCAGTTCATGATGGAATATCGCATCCGCTGCAAAGATGGAGCGATAAAATGGGTCTTGGAAAAAGGCAACGCGATCTATGACGCCAATCGCAATCCCGTCTATCTGGACGGATTCATCACCGATATCACGAATATGAAACTGCTTGAGACGCAGCTTCGGGACAAGGCTGCGGAGCTTTCCGAGCTGAACATGATGAAGGATAAATTCTTTTCCATCATCGTGCATGACCTGCAAAATCCCGTTTACGCGATCATCTCGCTGGGGGATTTTATTCATCAGAACTACAGCAAGTTCAGCCCCTGTGAGATGGAGGATTTTATCCGGCAGATCAGCGGTTCCGCCAAAAATATGTATTTGCTTTTGGAAAACCTGTTGGATTGGACGCGTGCCCAAAACGGACAAGTCAAAGTGCAGACATCGCTGTTCAACCTTTCCCAGAATATCCGGGATTGCATTGACGATAACGAAGTCCATGCCCTGCAAAAAGAGATCGTTTTTGAAATCGACATCGATCCTGAGATCCGTCTCTATAGCGATCAACGCCTGATGACCACCGTGCTGAGAAACCTGATCTCCAATGCCGTGAAATACTCCCAACCCGGCGGAAAGGTGGTCATTCGCGCCGAAAGAATTATGGGCGAACTGATCATTAGCGTGCAAGATTATGGCATCGGCATCCCCCGCGTTGAGATACCCGGCATCTTTCGCATCGATAGTAGCTACCGGCGTCCGGGAACGAAGCAAGAGCCAGGAACGGGGTTGGGGCTCATACTCGTGGAGGATTTTGTCAAACGTCTCGGCGGAGAGCTCAATCTGCAAAGCCGCATCAACCGCGGCAGCACTTTCAGCGTCGTTTTCAAGGGTCAGGAAAGCGATTTGGGCATTACAGACCAAGAGTATGGCTTATATTGA